A region from the Paenarthrobacter aurescens genome encodes:
- a CDS encoding electron transfer flavoprotein subunit alpha/FixB family protein, with protein sequence MANALVFIDNPGAALKKSSLELLTIARSLGETAVAFTGELTDDVAATLGAYGATTVYRPSVEELDNYLVGPKAAYLAAAVAASGATVVLLDNSPEGKEIAGRLGIKLNAGVITDVVGVEADGTAHKSVLAGSYNTTAKATTPVTVLSVKANNVEPAPAGADAAPATVTVEVPAEGLANSARIAARTEKPVSGRPDLSEARIVVAGGRGVDGDFGPLEELADALGAAVGASRAATDAGWIGHDAQVGQTGVTVSPQLYISAGISGAIQQKAGMQTSKVIVAINKDAESPVFEIADYGIVGDLFKVLPQATEEIKKRKG encoded by the coding sequence ATGGCAAATGCACTTGTTTTCATTGACAACCCGGGAGCGGCTCTGAAGAAGAGCAGCCTGGAGCTCCTGACCATCGCCCGCTCGCTGGGGGAGACCGCCGTCGCGTTCACCGGTGAGTTGACCGACGACGTCGCCGCCACCTTGGGCGCCTACGGTGCCACTACCGTTTACCGGCCGTCGGTTGAAGAGCTCGACAATTACCTCGTGGGGCCAAAGGCTGCCTACCTCGCCGCTGCCGTGGCTGCGTCGGGAGCTACGGTGGTCCTGCTGGATAACTCTCCTGAGGGCAAGGAAATCGCGGGTCGGCTTGGCATCAAGCTCAACGCAGGGGTTATCACCGATGTTGTGGGTGTTGAGGCTGACGGCACCGCGCACAAGTCGGTCCTGGCGGGCTCTTACAACACCACTGCGAAAGCTACTACTCCTGTGACCGTCCTGTCGGTCAAGGCCAACAACGTCGAACCCGCCCCGGCAGGCGCGGACGCTGCTCCGGCAACTGTCACGGTTGAGGTTCCCGCCGAGGGCCTGGCCAACTCCGCACGTATTGCCGCTCGCACAGAGAAGCCTGTCAGCGGCCGGCCGGACCTCAGCGAAGCGCGGATCGTGGTTGCCGGTGGTCGCGGCGTGGACGGCGACTTCGGACCCCTGGAAGAGTTGGCGGATGCACTGGGCGCGGCTGTGGGTGCCTCCCGTGCCGCAACAGATGCGGGATGGATCGGCCACGATGCCCAGGTGGGCCAGACCGGCGTTACGGTTTCACCGCAGCTGTACATTTCTGCAGGCATTTCAGGTGCCATCCAGCAGAAGGCCGGAATGCAGACATCCAAGGTCATTGTGGCAATCAACAAGGACGCGGAATCGCCGGTGTTCGAGATTGCCGACTACGGCATTGTTGGTGACCTCTTCAAGGTTCTTCCCCAAGCCACTGAAGAGATCAAGAAGCGGAAAGGCTGA
- a CDS encoding electron transfer flavoprotein subunit beta/FixA family protein → MKIVVLVKHVPDAQFDRHINGPGNTTDREESILSELDEYALEAALQLAEERGGPKAGNEVIALSMGPSGAVNAVKKSLQIGAYSGVHLSDDALAGSDAAATSLALAAAIRHISADGRPVDLVLTGMASTDGETSLIPAQLAERLNFPQVTFASSLEVAGSQVTARRDAGAFSETVEAQLPAVVSVTDQINEPRYPNFKGILAAKKKKIASLSLADIGVDASQVGLAGSWTVVESAEARPPRTAGTIITDDGDAGIKLVDFLAAQKLL, encoded by the coding sequence TTGAAGATTGTCGTTCTGGTCAAGCACGTCCCGGACGCCCAGTTCGACCGGCACATCAACGGACCTGGCAACACAACCGACCGTGAAGAGAGCATCTTGTCTGAATTGGACGAGTACGCTCTCGAGGCAGCGCTCCAACTGGCAGAGGAGCGCGGTGGACCGAAGGCCGGAAATGAGGTCATTGCTTTGAGCATGGGCCCCTCCGGTGCGGTCAATGCTGTGAAGAAGTCACTCCAGATCGGCGCGTATTCCGGCGTCCACCTTAGCGATGACGCTTTGGCTGGTTCGGATGCTGCTGCCACCTCGTTGGCGCTTGCCGCTGCCATCCGCCACATTTCGGCCGATGGCCGGCCGGTGGACTTGGTCCTGACCGGCATGGCTTCCACTGATGGCGAGACCTCGCTCATCCCGGCACAGCTTGCCGAGCGCTTGAATTTCCCGCAGGTCACCTTTGCCTCCAGCCTTGAGGTTGCGGGCAGCCAGGTCACGGCTCGCCGTGATGCCGGTGCTTTCTCGGAGACTGTGGAAGCTCAGCTTCCTGCAGTGGTTTCGGTCACGGACCAGATCAACGAGCCGCGCTATCCCAACTTCAAGGGCATCCTGGCGGCCAAAAAGAAAAAGATCGCCTCCCTGTCGCTGGCTGACATTGGCGTGGACGCCTCCCAGGTGGGCCTAGCCGGTTCCTGGACCGTGGTGGAGTCCGCAGAGGCCCGCCCGCCGCGCACTGCAGGGACCATCATCACCGACGACGGCGACGCCGGCATCAAGCTGGTCGACTTCCTCGCCGCACAGAAGCTGCTCTAA
- a CDS encoding S1C family serine protease, translated as MTENPAQGTAPEDRQPSEPRENSVEQGDAGANLQQPARTSGQGAAADGGAQPTTPLPAFQPPAAPQQPQQPQYYGAPQQHDPAHRPSYPQHQPFYGGANPEENAAAQYRNQQEYPNQQQYQNQQGFQNAQGHNSPGMHHTPGHSSAVATKRKPAFGVGTLVASMLAAGLIGGGVVAGSNALWDNPAPAASNGGQSSTVIVNNKDDVNVITAAAAKASPSVVTIKATSGNEGGTGSGIILDDQGHILTNTHVVTLDGATANAAIEVRTSDGKVLKATVVGTDPLSDLAVIKVSDASGLVPATLGDSSKINVGDTAVAIGSPLGLTGTVTDGIVSTLNRTISVASSAVPEGTPDESQGDDEGFQFAPPNGGQSQRTANEGSIAINVIQTDAAINPGNSGGALVNSKGEVIGVNVAIASAGSGTSESSSGNIGVGFSVPINHAKRVAQEIIETGKASHGQFGVSVRSKSSTGGDSGFSVGAEVASVTSGSAAAKAGLKVGDVVTKFGDYAVSDPNQLTAAVREQPAGAKVKVTIQRGGQTQEVEVTLDAAQ; from the coding sequence ATGACGGAGAATCCAGCCCAGGGCACTGCCCCCGAGGACCGCCAGCCATCGGAGCCGCGGGAAAACAGCGTGGAGCAGGGCGATGCCGGCGCTAACCTGCAGCAGCCGGCTAGGACTTCCGGGCAGGGTGCCGCCGCTGACGGCGGGGCGCAGCCCACTACGCCGCTGCCTGCTTTCCAGCCTCCCGCGGCGCCTCAGCAGCCGCAGCAGCCGCAATACTACGGCGCTCCGCAGCAGCACGATCCCGCTCACCGCCCGAGCTACCCGCAGCACCAGCCTTTCTATGGTGGGGCGAACCCGGAAGAAAACGCGGCTGCGCAGTACCGAAACCAGCAGGAGTACCCAAACCAGCAGCAGTACCAAAACCAGCAAGGGTTCCAGAACGCGCAGGGCCACAATAGCCCGGGTATGCACCACACCCCAGGGCATTCGTCAGCGGTTGCCACCAAGCGCAAGCCTGCATTCGGCGTCGGCACCTTGGTAGCCAGCATGCTTGCGGCGGGTCTGATCGGTGGCGGCGTAGTGGCCGGCAGCAACGCGTTGTGGGATAACCCGGCTCCGGCTGCGTCCAACGGCGGACAGTCCAGCACCGTCATCGTGAACAATAAGGACGACGTCAACGTTATTACCGCTGCTGCCGCCAAAGCTTCGCCCAGCGTGGTGACCATCAAGGCAACCAGTGGAAATGAGGGTGGTACAGGTTCAGGCATCATTCTTGACGACCAAGGCCACATCCTCACCAACACCCACGTGGTGACGCTGGATGGCGCTACCGCAAACGCCGCAATCGAGGTCCGCACCAGTGACGGCAAGGTCCTGAAAGCCACCGTGGTTGGTACCGATCCGTTGTCTGACCTTGCCGTTATCAAGGTCAGCGACGCCTCGGGCTTGGTGCCGGCAACGCTCGGTGACTCGTCCAAGATCAACGTGGGGGACACCGCCGTCGCCATTGGTTCGCCATTGGGTCTGACCGGAACGGTCACGGATGGCATTGTGTCCACGCTCAACCGCACCATCAGTGTGGCGTCCTCAGCTGTGCCGGAAGGCACACCGGATGAGAGCCAAGGTGACGACGAAGGTTTCCAGTTCGCACCGCCAAATGGTGGACAGAGCCAGAGGACAGCCAACGAGGGCTCGATCGCCATCAACGTGATCCAGACTGACGCCGCAATCAACCCGGGTAACTCCGGTGGTGCGCTGGTGAACAGCAAGGGTGAAGTGATCGGGGTCAACGTGGCCATCGCTTCGGCGGGCAGCGGAACGTCCGAATCCTCCAGCGGCAACATCGGCGTCGGCTTCAGTGTTCCCATCAACCACGCAAAGCGCGTTGCGCAGGAGATCATCGAAACCGGTAAGGCAAGCCACGGTCAGTTCGGTGTGTCAGTGCGGTCGAAGTCGTCCACGGGCGGCGATTCGGGCTTCTCAGTAGGTGCCGAAGTTGCTTCAGTGACGTCGGGCTCGGCTGCTGCGAAGGCCGGACTCAAGGTTGGCGATGTTGTGACCAAGTTCGGCGACTACGCCGTGAGCGATCCAAACCAGTTGACCGCCGCAGTCCGCGAGCAGCCGGCCGGTGCCAAGGTCAAGGTCACCATCCAGCGCGGTGGCCAGACCCAGGAAGTCGAGGTCACCCTCGACGCCGCCCAATAG
- a CDS encoding TPM domain-containing protein, giving the protein MRSIVKRALAVIGLAGMLALPATSAWAADPVTIPSGQNIVDDANVLGSRKGEVQEAIQKTLKDHKYNLYVVTVDSFTNPSVPSEWAKTVATNKGMGKADAILAISKAGQYYFALNSASSIASKQSNITQNAVAANLGAGKADFAQAAIDTAAAIGDAAGGGSGTVPSGNAGVGVLVGVGVVAAGGAGTYLYLRNRRKKAGTKAVSASYGPQGEQLDPLAGLTIPELRQKSGSLLIEADDAIKSSEQELGFAQAQYGDSAIGNFTKALEEAKAHMTESFKLQQQLDDHIPDTEEQQRTWLGEIIRRSEAALASLRDQKADFDSLRELEKNAPQALTAVTAGAKEADAKIASAEQSLEGLRSKYAESALTQVSDNILQAKERLAFVQNAATAAQEKLASGENSLAAVAVRAAEESLHQTKVLIDAISKTAGSLDEARASLEGAVAETSQDLAQARALIQSGAHPELAGPVAGVEAALAQVKTEIQGGKIDPIATLSRLESAHQALDQSLSGVRDQQEQARRAQASLQQTIMAAQAQISATSDYITARRGGVGTEARTRLAEAQRNLDYALSISRNDPVTALTYAQQAHSLAAQAAQLAQSDVDQFGYADQGYGRGGMFGGGGGGGGLGGAILGGILINSILNGGGGGWGGGNDGGGGGGFFGGDSGGGDFGGGGGDFGGGDSGSF; this is encoded by the coding sequence ATGCGGTCAATAGTTAAACGCGCACTCGCCGTAATCGGCCTGGCTGGAATGTTGGCCCTACCGGCCACATCTGCTTGGGCCGCTGATCCGGTGACCATTCCGTCCGGCCAAAACATCGTGGACGACGCCAACGTCTTGGGCAGCCGAAAAGGCGAAGTCCAGGAAGCCATCCAAAAGACGCTCAAGGACCACAAGTACAACCTGTACGTGGTCACTGTGGACTCCTTCACGAATCCATCGGTGCCCTCGGAATGGGCCAAAACGGTGGCGACCAATAAAGGCATGGGCAAGGCAGACGCCATCTTGGCAATCTCCAAGGCCGGTCAGTACTACTTCGCCCTGAACTCTGCGAGTTCCATCGCCTCAAAACAGTCCAACATCACGCAGAACGCCGTGGCAGCGAATCTGGGCGCCGGCAAGGCGGACTTTGCACAGGCCGCTATCGATACCGCTGCTGCCATTGGTGACGCGGCAGGCGGAGGCAGTGGAACAGTGCCCAGCGGCAATGCCGGCGTCGGCGTCCTTGTCGGGGTTGGCGTGGTGGCAGCAGGTGGCGCCGGAACCTACCTCTACCTGCGAAACCGTCGTAAGAAGGCCGGCACCAAAGCCGTCAGCGCCAGTTATGGACCGCAGGGCGAACAGCTCGATCCCCTGGCAGGCCTGACCATTCCTGAGCTGCGCCAGAAGAGCGGCTCGCTGTTGATCGAGGCGGATGACGCCATCAAGTCCAGCGAGCAGGAGCTTGGCTTCGCTCAGGCCCAGTATGGTGATTCCGCCATCGGCAACTTCACCAAGGCCTTGGAAGAAGCGAAGGCCCACATGACGGAGTCCTTCAAGCTGCAGCAGCAGTTGGACGACCATATTCCTGACACCGAAGAGCAGCAGCGAACCTGGCTCGGCGAAATCATCCGGCGTTCAGAAGCTGCCCTGGCTTCATTGCGCGACCAGAAGGCTGACTTCGACTCCCTTCGCGAGCTTGAAAAGAATGCCCCCCAAGCGTTGACGGCCGTAACTGCCGGGGCCAAGGAGGCCGATGCCAAGATCGCCAGCGCAGAGCAATCGCTGGAAGGCCTGCGCTCAAAATACGCTGAATCCGCTTTGACTCAAGTCTCCGATAACATCCTGCAGGCCAAGGAGCGGCTCGCCTTCGTGCAGAACGCAGCTACCGCCGCACAGGAGAAGTTGGCAAGCGGCGAGAACAGCCTTGCAGCTGTGGCCGTTCGCGCCGCAGAAGAAAGCCTGCACCAAACAAAGGTGCTGATCGATGCCATCTCAAAGACAGCCGGCAGTTTGGATGAAGCCCGCGCTTCCTTGGAAGGCGCCGTAGCTGAAACCAGCCAGGACCTCGCTCAGGCACGAGCACTGATCCAGTCCGGCGCACACCCGGAACTCGCGGGTCCGGTGGCCGGTGTGGAAGCTGCCCTGGCGCAGGTGAAAACCGAGATCCAAGGCGGAAAGATCGATCCCATCGCCACGCTCAGCCGCTTGGAATCAGCTCATCAAGCGCTGGACCAGTCTTTGTCCGGTGTTCGCGATCAGCAGGAACAGGCTCGTCGGGCCCAAGCTTCGCTTCAGCAAACCATCATGGCGGCGCAGGCACAGATCAGCGCCACGTCGGACTACATCACCGCGCGCCGCGGCGGCGTGGGCACAGAGGCTCGGACACGGTTGGCCGAAGCCCAGCGCAACCTTGACTACGCACTCTCCATCTCACGCAATGATCCGGTTACCGCTCTGACTTACGCCCAGCAGGCACATTCCCTGGCGGCGCAGGCAGCGCAACTTGCCCAGTCCGACGTCGATCAGTTTGGTTACGCCGATCAGGGCTACGGCCGCGGAGGGATGTTCGGCGGGGGCGGCGGAGGCGGCGGCCTTGGCGGTGCCATCCTTGGCGGTATCCTCATCAACTCCATCCTGAACGGCGGCGGAGGCGGTTGGGGCGGCGGCAACGACGGCGGAGGTGGCGGTGGATTCTTCGGGGGCGACTCCGGCGGCGGCGACTTTGGCGGCGGCGGGGGCGATTTCGGTGGCGGAGACTCCGGCAGCTTCTAG
- a CDS encoding PspA/IM30 family protein, translating to MVKQSIFGRISQLAKANINALLDQAEDPQKMLDQMVRDYTNNIAEAESAVAQTIGNLRMLQADYNEDVKNAQDWGNKALAASRKADEYRAAGDPVDAQKFDNLAKVAIQRQMTAESEAKAAEPSIASQTEVVDKLKTGLDQMKNKLNQLTAKRNELVARSKTAAAQSQVHDALKSIDIMDPTSEVGRFEEKIRREEAKVLGQQELASSSLDAQFNQLEDLGEQTEIEARLAALKSGGSKPAIGAGAPASTGATVDEADFDKL from the coding sequence ATGGTTAAGCAGTCCATTTTCGGTCGGATCTCACAGCTCGCCAAGGCGAACATCAACGCCTTGTTGGACCAGGCTGAGGACCCGCAGAAGATGCTGGACCAGATGGTCCGCGACTACACGAACAACATTGCCGAGGCCGAATCAGCCGTGGCCCAGACCATCGGCAACCTCCGGATGCTGCAGGCGGACTACAACGAAGACGTCAAGAACGCGCAGGACTGGGGCAACAAGGCCCTGGCAGCCTCCCGTAAAGCAGATGAGTACCGCGCTGCAGGCGATCCCGTTGACGCGCAGAAGTTCGACAACCTGGCCAAGGTAGCCATCCAACGTCAGATGACCGCTGAATCCGAGGCGAAGGCGGCAGAGCCGAGCATTGCTTCGCAGACCGAGGTTGTGGACAAGCTCAAGACCGGGCTTGACCAGATGAAGAACAAGCTGAACCAGCTGACCGCCAAGCGCAACGAATTGGTGGCACGCTCCAAGACCGCTGCTGCCCAGTCCCAGGTGCACGATGCCCTCAAGAGCATTGACATCATGGATCCCACCAGTGAAGTTGGTCGCTTCGAAGAGAAGATTCGCCGTGAAGAGGCCAAGGTGCTGGGCCAGCAGGAACTCGCCAGCTCCAGCCTCGATGCCCAGTTCAACCAGCTCGAAGACCTCGGCGAGCAGACCGAGATTGAGGCTCGTCTCGCCGCCCTGAAATCCGGTGGGTCCAAGCCTGCCATTGGGGCAGGCGCCCCGGCATCAACCGGAGCGACCGTTGACGAAGCCGATTTCGACAAGCTCTAA
- a CDS encoding GntR family transcriptional regulator — protein sequence MVNDDYGFGLNREVLQRDGPVAVYQQVADVLTDEVSRLEPGSRIPTEETLMDAYGISRTTVRKAIETLVVKGLLVRRQGKGTFVMAQRPVKMLNRLAPFMETFTAAGMKTVKGLIEYKWMEKDQSVPAKLVSDDNLVLVIRRSYSSAGWPYAIAEIFIPSHIGRHISLADAERNSIYQVIQDRTLKPLHRAEITVTMHAPPEHLADALNVRGFAMVPRLERTTLGAHGEVLECTVTYFHPKGFEIRAEVATDVSPDQDSPVPSVG from the coding sequence ATGGTCAACGACGACTACGGATTTGGCCTTAATCGTGAAGTCCTTCAGAGAGACGGTCCAGTTGCCGTATACCAGCAGGTGGCTGACGTCCTGACAGACGAAGTCAGCCGGTTGGAGCCGGGCTCCAGGATTCCCACGGAAGAGACGCTGATGGACGCCTATGGCATCAGTAGGACCACAGTGCGCAAAGCTATAGAGACCTTGGTTGTAAAGGGTTTGCTGGTCCGAAGGCAGGGCAAGGGTACTTTCGTGATGGCCCAGAGGCCCGTGAAGATGCTGAACCGATTGGCACCCTTCATGGAGACGTTCACGGCGGCCGGTATGAAAACCGTCAAGGGACTCATTGAGTACAAATGGATGGAGAAGGACCAGTCAGTGCCAGCCAAGCTTGTCTCTGACGACAACTTGGTTCTGGTGATCCGGCGCTCTTACTCGAGTGCGGGGTGGCCTTACGCCATTGCCGAGATTTTCATCCCTTCGCACATAGGCCGTCATATCAGCTTGGCGGATGCCGAGCGGAACTCCATCTACCAGGTCATCCAGGACAGGACTTTGAAGCCGCTGCATCGGGCGGAAATCACAGTCACTATGCACGCACCCCCTGAGCATCTGGCAGACGCTCTAAACGTTCGCGGATTCGCCATGGTTCCCCGACTGGAGCGTACGACGCTGGGCGCGCATGGTGAGGTGCTGGAGTGCACTGTGACGTACTTCCACCCGAAGGGATTCGAAATCCGAGCCGAGGTGGCAACTGACGTTAGTCCCGACCAGGATTCTCCGGTTCCATCGGTGGGTTGA
- a CDS encoding UPF0182 family protein has protein sequence MTASATSQRQRLSARAHRLFTDTNEVQSLSRPASSNPPGRSPLRRGALTPTLIVVAVAVVGFIFFANVWTDVLWYQQLGFFEVYIRENLARIITFLIGFAMMFAAVFFAIRIAYRSRPVYAPDAEARDNLNRYQAQLEPVRRVVMIGLPILFGLFAGSAAASQWQKALLFFNQEPFGQNDPLFNMDISFYLMTLPFLGFVTGFLISIAVVAGIAGILTHYLYGSIRLMERGIFTSRAAQIHIAVTGALFLVLLGINFWLDRYTTVQSNSGRWAGALYTDVNAVVPTKAILAVAAGLVAILFIIAAVIGRWRLPVIGTAMLVITAILAGGVYPWVIQQFQVRPSENTLEKEFIDRNIKMTRAAYGLDKIDVSAYNATTTATTGALAADAQTTANIRLLDPNLISSAFAQLEQYRPYYQFPQTLNVDRYMVDGKVQDTVIAVRELNPDGLSANQQTWVNRHIVYTHGYGVVAAKGNKFTADGKPEFLQSGIPSNGVLGNDNTYEPRIYFGENSPEYSIVGAPDGAPNREQDRPAGREGGGETQYTFSGNGGPNVGNWLNRILYSIKFQSSDLLLSDGVNAESQILYERNPRERVEKLAPYLTVDGNAYPAVVDGRVKWIVDGYTTSQYFPYSQPQQLQNATADSQTSAGRTVALPNSSVNYIRNSVKATVDAYDGSVNLYAWDDQDPILKAWQKVFPTVIKPYSEMSGDLMSHVRYPEDLFKVQRELLGRYHVTDPDSFYQNNDAWSVPNDPTVSEAVKQPPFYMSLQMPDQEKPAFQLTSSFIPQTVNGSARNILYGFLAADSDAGNEKGVKAESYGKLRLLELPTDTQVPGPGQAQNKFNSDPTVSQALNLLRQGASDVLNGNLLTLPVGGGLLYVQPVYLKSTGETSYPTLQRVLVAFGDKIGFAPTLDEALNQLFGGDSGASAGDVANNGQTPTAPPGTTTPPAGPTDAKAELKAALDEANKAIQDGQAALAKGDFAGYGAQQTKLSEALQKAIDAQNRLDATPAPTATPGATPSATPSPTPSS, from the coding sequence ATGACGGCCTCTGCCACCTCCCAGCGGCAGAGATTGTCAGCACGCGCACACCGACTGTTCACTGACACCAATGAGGTACAGAGTTTGTCCCGTCCCGCCAGCTCCAACCCGCCCGGAAGATCACCGCTGAGACGAGGTGCTCTGACGCCGACGCTCATTGTCGTGGCAGTGGCCGTCGTCGGGTTCATTTTCTTCGCCAATGTGTGGACTGACGTCCTGTGGTATCAGCAGCTTGGCTTCTTCGAAGTTTATATTCGCGAAAACCTCGCCAGGATCATCACGTTCCTCATTGGTTTCGCCATGATGTTTGCCGCTGTCTTCTTCGCCATCAGGATCGCCTACCGCTCCCGGCCCGTCTATGCTCCGGATGCCGAAGCCCGGGACAACCTGAATCGTTACCAGGCCCAGCTTGAGCCTGTTCGCAGGGTTGTCATGATCGGCCTTCCCATCCTGTTCGGTCTCTTTGCAGGCAGCGCGGCTGCCAGCCAGTGGCAGAAGGCCCTGTTGTTCTTCAACCAGGAACCATTCGGACAGAACGATCCTCTGTTCAACATGGACATCAGTTTCTATCTGATGACACTTCCGTTCCTGGGTTTCGTGACCGGATTCCTGATCAGCATCGCAGTTGTTGCCGGTATTGCGGGGATCCTCACGCATTACCTCTATGGCAGCATCCGGCTCATGGAACGCGGCATCTTTACGAGCCGGGCGGCGCAGATCCACATTGCAGTCACCGGCGCTCTCTTCCTGGTCCTGCTGGGCATCAACTTCTGGCTTGACAGGTACACCACCGTTCAAAGCAACTCGGGCCGCTGGGCCGGTGCCCTCTACACGGATGTCAATGCGGTTGTCCCCACCAAGGCGATCCTTGCCGTTGCTGCGGGCCTCGTTGCCATCCTTTTCATCATTGCCGCGGTCATTGGACGCTGGCGCCTGCCGGTGATCGGTACTGCGATGTTGGTCATCACGGCCATTCTGGCCGGAGGCGTTTACCCCTGGGTTATTCAGCAATTCCAGGTACGCCCGTCGGAGAACACCTTGGAAAAGGAGTTCATTGATCGAAACATCAAGATGACGCGGGCCGCGTACGGTTTGGACAAGATCGATGTCTCGGCCTACAACGCCACAACCACCGCCACCACCGGGGCCCTGGCCGCGGATGCGCAGACCACCGCCAACATTCGTCTGCTGGACCCGAACCTTATTTCCTCGGCCTTCGCCCAGCTGGAGCAGTACCGTCCGTACTACCAGTTCCCGCAAACCTTGAATGTTGACCGTTATATGGTTGACGGCAAAGTTCAGGACACCGTCATTGCTGTCCGTGAACTGAATCCGGATGGCCTCAGCGCCAACCAGCAGACCTGGGTCAACAGGCACATTGTCTACACGCACGGTTACGGCGTCGTGGCAGCCAAGGGCAACAAGTTCACCGCGGATGGCAAGCCGGAGTTCCTGCAGTCGGGTATTCCATCCAACGGCGTCCTTGGTAACGACAACACCTATGAGCCCCGCATCTACTTCGGCGAGAACTCACCGGAGTACTCCATTGTGGGTGCACCCGACGGCGCTCCGAACCGGGAGCAGGACCGGCCTGCGGGCCGTGAAGGTGGCGGCGAAACGCAGTACACCTTCAGCGGCAACGGTGGACCAAACGTTGGCAACTGGCTCAACAGAATCCTGTACTCCATCAAGTTCCAGTCTTCGGATCTCCTGCTTTCGGACGGCGTGAACGCGGAATCCCAGATTCTCTACGAACGCAATCCCCGCGAACGCGTTGAGAAGCTTGCTCCCTACCTGACGGTCGACGGAAATGCCTACCCGGCCGTAGTTGACGGTCGCGTGAAGTGGATTGTTGATGGATACACCACCAGCCAGTACTTCCCTTACTCGCAGCCGCAGCAGTTGCAGAACGCCACGGCCGATTCCCAAACGAGTGCCGGCCGCACAGTCGCCTTGCCAAACAGCTCGGTGAACTACATCCGGAACTCGGTCAAGGCCACCGTGGATGCCTACGACGGTTCGGTGAATCTCTACGCCTGGGACGATCAGGACCCCATCCTGAAGGCTTGGCAGAAGGTCTTCCCCACAGTCATCAAGCCGTACTCGGAAATGTCCGGCGACCTCATGAGCCACGTTCGGTACCCTGAAGACCTCTTCAAGGTTCAGCGTGAACTTCTCGGCCGTTACCACGTGACGGATCCGGACAGCTTCTATCAGAACAACGATGCTTGGAGCGTTCCGAACGATCCCACCGTTTCCGAGGCCGTCAAGCAGCCTCCGTTCTACATGTCACTTCAGATGCCTGACCAGGAGAAGCCGGCTTTCCAGCTGACGTCATCGTTCATTCCTCAGACGGTCAACGGTAGTGCGAGGAACATTCTGTATGGATTCCTTGCAGCTGACTCTGATGCTGGAAACGAGAAGGGGGTCAAGGCCGAGAGTTACGGGAAGCTGCGGCTCCTGGAGTTGCCAACCGACACCCAGGTGCCGGGTCCGGGCCAGGCCCAGAACAAGTTCAACTCCGATCCCACGGTCTCCCAGGCGTTGAACCTTCTGCGCCAGGGTGCATCAGATGTGCTGAACGGTAACCTGTTGACTCTTCCTGTGGGTGGCGGTCTGCTCTACGTGCAACCCGTCTACCTGAAGTCCACGGGTGAAACGTCCTACCCCACGCTGCAGCGTGTGCTGGTTGCCTTCGGTGACAAGATCGGCTTCGCGCCCACCCTTGACGAAGCACTGAACCAATTGTTCGGCGGAGACTCCGGCGCTTCTGCCGGGGACGTCGCCAACAACGGCCAGACGCCAACGGCGCCCCCCGGAACAACGACGCCGCCGGCCGGCCCCACCGATGCCAAGGCGGAGCTCAAGGCGGCCCTGGACGAGGCCAACAAGGCCATCCAGGACGGCCAGGCAGCATTGGCTAAGGGTGACTTCGCCGGATACGGTGCGCAGCAGACCAAGTTGTCTGAGGCACTGCAGAAGGCGATCGATGCCCAGAACCGTTTGGATGCCACCCCGGCACCCACGGCGACGCCGGGAGCTACTCCCAGCGCTACACCCTCGCCGACACCAAGCAGTTAG